The following coding sequences lie in one Phycicoccus duodecadis genomic window:
- a CDS encoding cytidine deaminase: protein MTDPANTDAHTTSDIDWEALRAEAVRMTGLAYCPYSGFPVGVAGLVDDGRMVSGCNVENAGYGVTLCAECGMVSTLHATGGGKLVAVWCVDGRGDTLMPCGRCRQLLWENGTPGTLLQTPEGVLTMREVLPQAFGPDDLESRRP, encoded by the coding sequence ATGACCGACCCTGCCAACACCGACGCCCACACCACGAGCGACATCGACTGGGAGGCCCTGCGCGCCGAGGCCGTCCGGATGACCGGGCTGGCGTACTGCCCCTACAGCGGTTTCCCGGTGGGGGTCGCCGGCCTGGTCGACGACGGCCGGATGGTCTCGGGCTGCAACGTCGAGAACGCGGGCTACGGGGTCACGCTCTGCGCCGAGTGCGGGATGGTGTCGACCCTGCACGCCACCGGCGGAGGCAAGCTCGTCGCCGTCTGGTGCGTCGACGGGCGCGGCGACACCCTGATGCCCTGCGGCCGCTGCCGGCAGCTGTTGTGGGAGAACGGGACTCCAGGCACCCTGCTCCAGACGCCCGAGGGCGTGCTGACCATGCGCGAGGTCCTGCCGCAGGCGTTCGGCCCCGACGACCTCGAGTCCCGCCGCCCCTAG
- a CDS encoding DUF6131 family protein has protein sequence MIILGVILLIIGLIAKISILTTIGIILAIVGVVLLVLGRSGRAIGGRNHWY, from the coding sequence GTGATCATCCTCGGTGTCATCCTTCTCATCATCGGCCTCATCGCCAAGATCTCGATCCTGACGACCATCGGCATCATCCTCGCCATCGTCGGCGTGGTGCTGCTGGTCCTCGGCCGCAGTGGCCGCGCCATCGGCGGCCGGAACCACTGGTACTGA
- a CDS encoding uridine kinase family protein: protein MSEAERTGSDTPASPGPDRRRVVVLAGPSGAGKSRLAQRLHAARGWPVFRLDDFYRDEDDPAMPRQAELGIVDWDHPDSWDADRAVAALRELVDTGRTTLPVYDLATSRARGRHEVTARPDDLVLAEGIFAAEVVARLDAEGMLHSAWCVHHRPAVTFARRLARDLRERRKPPLVLVRRGWRLMRDEPGIIARQTTLGATGSRASAVERGLLG, encoded by the coding sequence GTGAGTGAGGCGGAGCGGACCGGCAGCGACACCCCCGCCTCCCCGGGCCCTGACCGCCGCCGCGTCGTCGTCCTGGCGGGCCCGAGCGGGGCCGGCAAGTCGCGCCTCGCGCAGCGCCTCCACGCCGCCCGCGGGTGGCCGGTCTTCCGGCTCGACGACTTCTACCGCGACGAGGACGACCCCGCGATGCCGCGCCAGGCCGAGCTCGGCATCGTCGACTGGGACCACCCCGACAGCTGGGACGCCGACCGCGCCGTCGCCGCCCTGCGCGAGCTGGTCGACACCGGGCGCACCACCCTGCCGGTCTACGACCTCGCCACCAGCCGCGCCCGCGGCCGCCACGAGGTCACCGCCCGCCCCGACGACCTGGTCCTGGCCGAGGGCATCTTCGCCGCCGAGGTGGTGGCGCGCCTCGACGCCGAGGGGATGCTGCACAGCGCCTGGTGCGTGCACCACCGCCCCGCCGTCACCTTCGCCCGGCGGCTGGCCCGCGACCTGAGGGAGCGCCGTAAGCCGCCGCTGGTCCTGGTGCGCCGCGGCTGGCGGCTGATGCGCGACGAGCCCGGGATCATCGCGCGGCAGACCACGCTCGGTGCCACCGGTTCTCGCGCCTCCGCGGTGGAGCGCGGGCTGCTCGGTTAG
- a CDS encoding adenosine deaminase → MSEPSTPTSQVVRRAPKALLHDHLDGGLRPATMVELADASGYDGLPTTDPEALGEWFRDAADSGSLVRYLETFSHTVAVMQTEEQLRRVARECALDLAADGVVYAESRFAPEQHLEGGLELEAVVEAVLAGFREGEDEAAAAGTPIRMRGLLIAMRHAARSREIAELAVAYRDRGVGGFDIAGAEAGFPPTRHLDAFEYLRRENAHFTIHAGEAFGLPSIWEAIQWCGAARLGHGVRIVDDIEVGARGGAVLGRLAAFVRDRRIPLEMCPSSNVQTGAADSVATHPITLLKDLRFRVTVNTDNRLMSGTSMSREMGLLVDEAGWGLEDLRWVTINAMKSAFLPFDERLELIEHVVKPGYAALGSVR, encoded by the coding sequence GTGAGCGAGCCCTCCACGCCGACCTCCCAGGTGGTGCGCCGCGCCCCCAAGGCCCTCCTGCACGACCACCTCGACGGCGGCCTGCGGCCGGCCACGATGGTCGAGCTCGCCGACGCGTCCGGCTACGACGGTCTCCCGACCACGGACCCCGAGGCCCTCGGCGAGTGGTTCCGCGACGCCGCCGACTCGGGGTCGCTGGTGCGCTACCTCGAGACGTTCTCGCACACGGTCGCCGTGATGCAGACCGAGGAGCAGCTCCGCCGGGTGGCCCGCGAGTGCGCGCTCGACCTCGCCGCCGACGGTGTGGTCTACGCCGAGTCGCGGTTCGCGCCCGAGCAGCACCTCGAGGGCGGCCTCGAGCTCGAGGCCGTCGTCGAGGCGGTGCTGGCCGGCTTCCGCGAGGGCGAGGACGAGGCGGCCGCGGCCGGCACGCCCATCCGGATGCGCGGGCTGCTCATCGCGATGCGGCACGCAGCGCGCTCGCGCGAGATCGCCGAGCTGGCCGTGGCCTACCGTGACCGCGGGGTCGGCGGCTTCGACATCGCGGGGGCCGAGGCCGGCTTCCCGCCCACCCGGCACCTCGACGCCTTCGAGTACCTGCGCCGCGAGAACGCGCACTTCACCATCCACGCCGGCGAGGCCTTCGGGCTGCCGAGCATCTGGGAGGCCATCCAGTGGTGCGGCGCGGCGCGCCTGGGCCACGGCGTGCGGATCGTCGACGACATCGAGGTCGGCGCGCGCGGTGGTGCGGTCCTCGGCCGGCTCGCGGCCTTCGTCCGCGACCGGCGCATCCCGCTCGAGATGTGCCCGAGCTCGAACGTCCAGACCGGGGCGGCCGACTCGGTAGCCACGCACCCCATCACGCTGCTCAAGGACCTGCGCTTCCGGGTGACGGTGAACACCGACAACCGGCTGATGAGCGGGACCTCGATGTCGCGCGAGATGGGTCTGCTGGTCGACGAGGCCGGCTGGGGCCTCGAGGACCTGCGCTGGGTCACCATCAACGCGATGAAGTCGGCGTTCCTGCCCTTCGACGAGCGGCTCGAGCTGATCGAGCACGTCGTCAAGCCCGGCTACGCCGCCCTGGGCTCGGTGCGCTGA
- a CDS encoding RDD family protein yields MSDNGAQGPGYRAYASEDVVTGEGVAVELPVASTMARAVSGLIDLVVALVLLFVGVWVVGVLVADTSDAVATAFGLVGVVAVTVGVPATVETLTRGRTLGKLVMGLRVVRDDGGPITSRHALTRALVGFVEIYLLSGIPSLVASVVSPRCKRLGDLAAGTYVVTQRSRMRLTVPPQMPAPLATWAHTADVAALPSGLTVAVRQFLSRAGALSPGSREPLGAQLLAEVLRYVAPAPPPGYHGEYVLAAVIAERRRRDTDRLAREQSLRDRVVGADPLR; encoded by the coding sequence GTGAGCGACAACGGGGCCCAGGGCCCGGGCTACCGCGCGTACGCGTCCGAGGACGTCGTCACCGGCGAAGGCGTGGCGGTCGAGCTGCCGGTCGCCAGCACCATGGCCCGCGCGGTCAGCGGGCTCATCGACCTCGTCGTGGCGCTCGTGCTGCTGTTCGTCGGCGTCTGGGTCGTCGGGGTGCTGGTCGCCGACACCTCCGACGCGGTCGCCACCGCGTTCGGTCTGGTCGGCGTGGTCGCGGTCACCGTCGGCGTCCCCGCCACCGTCGAGACCCTCACCCGCGGCCGCACTCTCGGCAAGCTCGTCATGGGGCTGCGCGTGGTGCGCGACGACGGGGGCCCCATCACGTCGCGGCACGCCCTCACCCGGGCGCTGGTCGGCTTCGTCGAGATCTACCTGCTGTCGGGCATCCCCTCGCTCGTCGCGTCGGTCGTGAGCCCGCGCTGCAAGCGGCTCGGCGACCTCGCGGCCGGCACCTACGTCGTCACCCAGCGCTCGCGGATGCGGCTCACCGTCCCGCCGCAGATGCCCGCGCCGCTGGCCACCTGGGCGCACACCGCCGACGTGGCCGCCCTGCCCTCGGGCCTCACGGTGGCGGTGCGCCAGTTCCTCTCCCGCGCCGGCGCCCTCAGCCCGGGGTCCCGCGAGCCCCTCGGGGCCCAGCTCCTCGCGGAGGTCCTGCGGTACGTCGCGCCGGCGCCCCCGCCGGGGTACCACGGCGAGTACGTGCTGGCGGCCGTCATCGCCGAGCGCCGCCGCCGCGACACCGACCGGCTGGCCCGCGAGCAGTCGCTGCGCGACCGCGTGGTCGGCGCCGACCCCCTGCGCTGA
- a CDS encoding DUF4350 domain-containing protein has protein sequence MSAPVTEPSVSPEGTEVATVVRRGRAVLLWVLLLVVGGAVIAVAAGSPSPEEYLHPDGTGQGGTAALVTVLRDRGIDVRVAETSADAVRAAGDEAGSTIVLGNADLLTDTAARRLLRDSRGVDRIVVLDASARTLSLLGLDVSARGVAQEPGTADCTRPWVRPGDRVAPVLWMLVPGNGLRGASGCYPAPAPGRTTDPDALPPTGYAALDLPADGRHAAMTLVGFPDAATNRYVTDSANAGLLVRLLGASPRLVWYHPGIEDATDNPSQRDEGSVWPEWAGPALVLAGLAFVAFAVSRGRRLGRLVPEPLPVVVRATETTESRAELYRVADDRARAARILRHATLARLSRRLGLAPGAPLDALVDAVARATTMPPAQVDALLRDGPAPDEAGLVSLAQQLAHLEEKVARHD, from the coding sequence ATGAGCGCGCCCGTCACCGAGCCCTCGGTCTCCCCGGAGGGCACCGAGGTCGCCACCGTCGTCCGCCGTGGCCGGGCGGTGCTGCTGTGGGTGCTCCTGCTGGTGGTCGGTGGTGCCGTCATCGCCGTCGCCGCGGGCTCGCCGTCGCCCGAGGAGTACCTGCACCCCGACGGCACCGGCCAGGGCGGCACCGCGGCGCTGGTCACCGTGCTGCGCGACCGGGGCATCGACGTGCGGGTGGCCGAGACCTCGGCCGACGCCGTGCGCGCCGCCGGCGACGAGGCGGGCTCCACCATCGTGCTGGGCAACGCCGACCTGCTCACCGACACCGCGGCCCGGCGGCTGCTGCGGGACTCGCGGGGCGTCGACCGCATCGTCGTGCTCGACGCCTCGGCCCGCACGCTGTCACTGCTGGGTCTCGACGTGTCGGCGCGTGGCGTGGCCCAGGAGCCCGGCACCGCCGACTGCACCCGGCCGTGGGTGCGCCCAGGCGACCGGGTCGCCCCCGTGCTGTGGATGCTGGTGCCCGGCAACGGTCTGCGCGGCGCGAGCGGCTGCTACCCGGCGCCCGCCCCCGGGCGCACCACCGACCCCGACGCCCTCCCGCCCACCGGGTACGCCGCGCTCGACCTCCCCGCCGACGGCCGCCACGCCGCGATGACCCTGGTGGGGTTCCCCGACGCCGCCACCAACCGCTACGTCACCGACTCCGCCAACGCCGGGCTCCTGGTGCGCCTGCTGGGCGCCTCGCCCCGCCTGGTCTGGTACCACCCGGGCATCGAGGACGCCACCGACAACCCCTCGCAGCGCGATGAGGGGTCGGTGTGGCCCGAGTGGGCCGGGCCCGCCCTGGTGCTGGCCGGCCTCGCCTTCGTCGCCTTCGCCGTGTCGCGCGGCCGGCGGCTGGGGCGCCTGGTCCCCGAGCCGCTGCCGGTCGTGGTCCGCGCCACCGAGACCACCGAGAGCCGCGCCGAGCTCTACCGCGTGGCCGACGACCGCGCCCGCGCCGCCCGCATCCTGCGGCACGCCACCCTCGCGCGGCTGTCCCGGCGCCTCGGCCTGGCTCCCGGGGCCCCGCTCGACGCGCTCGTCGACGCCGTGGCCCGCGCCACCACGATGCCCCCCGCCCAGGTCGACGCCCTCCTGCGCGACGGCCCCGCCCCCGACGAGGCCGGTCTCGTCTCCCTGGCCCAGCAGCTCGCCCATCTCGAGGAGAAGGTCGCCCGACATGACTGA
- a CDS encoding stage II sporulation protein M translates to MDLDAYVAAHHAQWYRLEQLVGRRRLSGAEADELLDLYQRVSTHLSVVRSSSPDPSVVAHLSSLLARARLATAGRRAGSWRGLLTFFTATFPGALYRLRWWWVSTALLNVAIAFGVGWYAVRNPRVYTSQMSPEEIRQFVGTDFEQYYSEYAHLDFTGLVWTNNAWVSAQVIALGVLGLPVLYILATNVLNVGVAGALMASHDRLGLFFGLILPHGLLELTAIFVAGAVGLRIFWSWVSPGALPRGQSLAREARTAVAVALGLVAVLFVSGVIEGFVTPSGLPTWARIGIGIVAETAFLLYVFVVGRAAAARGVTGDITEREAGDVLPVAA, encoded by the coding sequence GTGGACCTGGACGCGTACGTCGCGGCGCATCACGCGCAGTGGTACCGGCTCGAGCAGCTCGTGGGCCGGCGGCGCCTCTCCGGCGCCGAGGCCGACGAGCTCCTCGACCTCTACCAGCGGGTGTCGACCCACCTGTCGGTCGTGCGGTCCTCGAGCCCCGACCCGTCGGTGGTGGCGCACCTGTCGTCGCTGCTGGCGCGGGCCCGGCTCGCCACCGCGGGCCGGCGCGCCGGCTCGTGGCGCGGGCTGCTGACCTTCTTCACCGCGACCTTCCCGGGGGCGCTCTACCGGTTGCGCTGGTGGTGGGTCAGCACCGCGCTGCTCAACGTCGCCATCGCGTTCGGGGTCGGCTGGTACGCGGTGCGCAACCCGCGGGTCTACACCTCGCAGATGTCGCCCGAGGAGATCCGCCAGTTCGTCGGCACCGACTTCGAGCAGTACTACTCCGAGTACGCGCACCTCGACTTCACCGGGCTGGTCTGGACCAACAACGCGTGGGTCTCGGCCCAGGTCATCGCGCTGGGCGTGCTGGGGCTGCCGGTGCTCTACATCCTGGCCACCAACGTGCTCAACGTCGGGGTCGCGGGCGCCCTGATGGCCTCGCACGACCGGCTCGGCCTGTTCTTCGGGCTGATCCTGCCGCACGGGCTGCTCGAGCTGACCGCGATCTTCGTCGCCGGCGCCGTCGGCCTGCGCATCTTCTGGTCGTGGGTCAGCCCCGGGGCGCTGCCGCGCGGCCAGTCGCTCGCGCGCGAGGCGCGGACGGCGGTCGCGGTGGCCCTCGGGCTGGTGGCGGTGCTGTTCGTCAGCGGCGTCATCGAGGGCTTCGTCACCCCGTCGGGCCTGCCCACGTGGGCGCGCATCGGCATCGGGATCGTGGCCGAGACCGCGTTCCTGCTCTACGTCTTCGTGGTCGGCCGGGCTGCTGCGGCGCGCGGCGTCACCGGCGACATCACCGAGCGCGAGGCGGGCGACGTCCTGCCCGTGGCTGCCTGA
- a CDS encoding DUF4129 domain-containing protein, with the protein MADPLVLTPTVLLLLRASAPFDAPLGPTSDEARRWLQDELSSPRYHAQPGLLERLQELLGRLLSSSPATGLPSVFLPVAVGLVLAVLALVLVRVLRRDVGARGAGRPPGVLDVPDVPAAELRRRALEALARGDWDTVVVDGMRTLARAAVERVVIDDAPGRTAHEVAVAVAPRFPAERGALLEAADAFDAVRYGRRHATEAQARGVVALDDRLAAARPERLVAEAAG; encoded by the coding sequence GTGGCCGACCCCCTCGTCCTGACGCCCACCGTGCTCCTCCTCCTGCGTGCGTCCGCGCCCTTCGACGCGCCGCTGGGCCCCACCTCCGATGAGGCGCGGCGCTGGCTGCAGGACGAGCTCTCGAGCCCGCGCTACCACGCGCAGCCCGGCCTGCTCGAGCGGCTCCAGGAGCTCCTCGGCCGCCTCCTCTCCTCCTCGCCCGCCACCGGGCTGCCGTCGGTCTTCCTGCCCGTCGCGGTCGGGCTCGTGCTCGCCGTGCTCGCCCTCGTCCTGGTGCGGGTGCTGCGCCGCGACGTGGGCGCGCGCGGCGCGGGCCGGCCCCCCGGTGTCCTCGACGTCCCCGACGTGCCGGCGGCCGAGCTGCGGCGGCGCGCTCTCGAGGCCCTCGCCCGCGGCGACTGGGACACCGTGGTCGTCGACGGGATGCGCACCCTCGCCCGCGCCGCGGTCGAACGGGTCGTCATCGACGACGCCCCGGGCCGCACCGCGCACGAGGTCGCCGTCGCGGTCGCCCCGCGCTTCCCGGCCGAGCGCGGCGCCCTGCTCGAGGCGGCCGACGCCTTCGACGCGGTCCGCTACGGCCGACGCCACGCCACCGAGGCCCAGGCCCGTGGCGTGGTGGCCCTCGACGACCGGCTCGCCGCGGCCCGCCCGGAGCGCCTCGTCGCGGAGGCGGCGGGATGA
- a CDS encoding DUF58 domain-containing protein: MALTTRAAALLLLGIVPVVLRPAGSTVWAWVLVWLLAVAADLLLAASPSALRLTRDGDGQVRLGEALATQLAVENTGRRRARGLLRDGWPPSAGATPGRHPLDVPAGERRRVVTTLVPTRRGDRLADRVTTRLVGPLGLAARQRSVEVPGRVRVLHAFPSRKHLPSRLAVLRELDGRAAVRTRGQGTEFDSLRDYVEGDDVRSIDWRATARRQHLVVRTWQPEQHRRIVIVIDTGRTSAGRVGDAPRLDAAMDAALLLTALAGHAHDRVQVIAGDRRVHTRISGADRASLLHDVISRLAPVDPQVVETDWGALAGEVARSTHRALVVLLTPLEPAAVEEGLLPVLPALVAHHRVVVASVSDPALERMRTARDGSVEVWGAAAAERTGSLRALAADALGRLGVDVLDAPPDELPVRLADHYLALKRQGLL; this comes from the coding sequence ATGGCCCTGACCACCCGCGCCGCGGCGCTCCTCCTGCTCGGGATCGTCCCGGTCGTGCTGCGACCGGCCGGCTCGACGGTGTGGGCGTGGGTGCTGGTGTGGCTCCTGGCGGTCGCCGCCGACCTGCTGCTGGCGGCCTCGCCCAGCGCGCTGCGGCTCACCCGCGACGGCGACGGCCAGGTGCGCCTCGGCGAGGCGCTGGCCACCCAGCTGGCCGTCGAGAACACCGGCCGGCGCCGGGCTCGCGGGCTGCTGCGCGACGGCTGGCCGCCGTCGGCCGGGGCCACGCCGGGGCGGCATCCCCTCGACGTCCCGGCCGGCGAGCGCCGCCGCGTCGTCACCACCCTGGTCCCGACCCGCCGCGGCGACCGCCTCGCCGACCGCGTCACCACCCGCCTGGTCGGGCCGCTCGGCCTGGCCGCCCGCCAGCGCTCGGTCGAGGTCCCGGGCCGGGTGCGGGTCCTGCACGCGTTCCCCTCGCGCAAGCACCTGCCGAGCCGCCTGGCCGTGCTGCGGGAGCTCGACGGGCGGGCGGCGGTGCGCACCCGCGGGCAGGGCACCGAGTTCGACAGCCTGCGCGACTACGTCGAGGGCGACGACGTGCGCTCCATCGACTGGCGCGCCACCGCGCGGCGCCAGCACCTGGTGGTGCGCACCTGGCAGCCCGAGCAGCACCGCCGCATCGTCATCGTCATCGACACCGGGCGCACCAGCGCCGGCCGGGTCGGCGACGCCCCGCGCCTGGACGCCGCCATGGATGCCGCCCTCCTGCTGACCGCGCTGGCCGGGCACGCCCACGACCGGGTGCAGGTGATCGCGGGCGACCGCCGGGTGCACACCCGCATCTCCGGCGCCGACCGCGCGTCGCTGCTGCACGACGTCATCAGCCGCCTCGCACCGGTCGACCCGCAGGTCGTCGAGACCGACTGGGGCGCGCTGGCGGGCGAGGTGGCGCGCTCGACCCATCGCGCCCTGGTCGTGCTGCTGACACCGCTGGAGCCGGCGGCCGTCGAGGAGGGGCTGCTGCCGGTGCTGCCGGCCCTGGTCGCCCACCACCGCGTGGTCGTCGCGTCGGTCTCCGACCCGGCACTGGAGCGGATGCGCACCGCGCGCGACGGGTCCGTCGAGGTGTGGGGAGCGGCCGCGGCCGAGCGCACCGGCAGCCTGCGGGCGCTCGCCGCCGACGCCCTGGGGCGGCTCGGGGTCGACGTGCTCGACGCGCCGCCCGACGAGCTGCCGGTGCGGCTGGCCGACCACTACCTCGCGCTCAAGCGCCAGGGCCTGCTCTGA
- a CDS encoding thymidine phosphorylase, translating to MSESFDAVDVICHKRDHHELSDDEIRWVVDAYTRGAVAEEQMSALAMAVLLNGMTRREISTWTAAMIASGERMDFSGLSRPTADKHSTGGVGDKITLPLAPLVAVFGVAVPQLSGRGLGHTGGTLDKLESVAGWQATLSNEAMMRQLEDVGAVICAAGSGLAPADKKLYALRDVTGTVESIPLIASSIMSKKIAEGTGALVLDVKVGSGAFMKSREDATELARTMVDLGTDAGVTTVALLTDMSTPLGLTAGNALEVRESLEVLAGGGPQDVVELTVRLAEEMLEAAGRGGQDVRAALTDGRAMDVWRAMISAQGGDPDAPLPVARHTQDVLAPTDGVVTRLDAYGVGVVAWRLGAGRARKEDPVQAGAGVELHVKPGATVRAGERLMTLHTDTPDRFARAEEALEGAVVVAPEGSRPDAGPVVIDRIA from the coding sequence ATGAGCGAGTCCTTCGACGCCGTCGACGTCATCTGCCACAAGCGCGACCACCACGAGCTGTCCGACGACGAGATCCGCTGGGTCGTCGACGCCTACACCCGCGGCGCCGTCGCCGAGGAGCAGATGAGCGCGCTCGCCATGGCCGTCCTGCTCAACGGGATGACCCGCCGCGAGATCTCGACCTGGACCGCGGCCATGATCGCCAGCGGCGAGCGGATGGACTTCTCGGGGCTGTCGCGCCCCACCGCCGACAAGCACTCCACCGGGGGCGTCGGCGACAAGATCACCCTCCCGCTGGCGCCGCTCGTGGCCGTCTTCGGCGTGGCCGTGCCGCAGCTGAGCGGGCGCGGGCTCGGCCACACGGGAGGCACGCTCGACAAGCTCGAGTCGGTCGCCGGCTGGCAGGCGACGCTGAGCAACGAGGCGATGATGCGCCAGCTCGAGGACGTGGGCGCCGTCATCTGCGCGGCGGGCTCGGGTCTGGCGCCGGCCGACAAGAAGCTCTACGCACTGCGTGACGTCACCGGGACCGTCGAGTCGATCCCGCTCATCGCGAGCTCGATCATGAGCAAGAAGATCGCCGAGGGCACCGGCGCGCTCGTGCTCGACGTCAAGGTCGGCAGCGGCGCCTTCATGAAGAGCCGCGAGGACGCGACCGAGCTGGCGCGCACCATGGTCGACCTCGGCACCGACGCCGGGGTCACGACCGTGGCGCTCCTGACCGACATGTCGACCCCGCTCGGGCTGACCGCCGGCAACGCCCTCGAGGTGCGCGAGTCGCTCGAGGTGCTGGCGGGCGGGGGGCCCCAGGATGTCGTCGAGCTCACCGTGCGCCTGGCCGAGGAGATGCTCGAGGCCGCCGGCCGCGGGGGCCAGGACGTGCGCGCCGCATTGACCGACGGCCGGGCCATGGACGTCTGGCGCGCGATGATCTCGGCCCAGGGCGGTGACCCCGACGCCCCGCTGCCCGTGGCCCGGCACACCCAGGACGTGCTCGCCCCGACCGACGGTGTCGTGACGCGGCTCGACGCTTACGGCGTGGGCGTCGTCGCGTGGCGGCTCGGTGCGGGTCGGGCCCGTAAGGAGGACCCGGTGCAGGCGGGCGCCGGGGTCGAGCTGCACGTCAAGCCCGGCGCCACGGTGCGCGCCGGCGAGCGGCTGATGACCCTGCACACCGACACCCCCGACCGCTTCGCGCGGGCCGAGGAGGCGCTCGAGGGTGCGGTGGTCGTCGCTCCCGAGGGCTCGCGCCCCGACGCCGGCCCGGTCGTCATCGACCGCATCGCCTGA
- a CDS encoding AAA family ATPase has product MTDTPSTTTPPAGDARAALVRVREEVGKAVVGQDAAVAGMLVALLCRGHILLEGVPGVAKTLLVRSLAASLDVGTKRVQFTPDLMPGDLTGSLVYDAKESDFSFRQGPVFTNLLLADEINRTPPKTQSALLEAMEERQVSVDGTAHGLPSPFLVAATQNPVEYEGTYPLPEAQLDRFLLKVVLPVPERDDEVSVLRRHAAGFDPRDLAAAGIRPVASAADVEAGAAAVREVQVSDEVIGYVVDLARATRVSPSLALGVSPRGATALLATSRAWAWLSGRGYVTPDDVKALAVATLAHRLMLRPEAELEGTSVTSVLHSVLASVPVPR; this is encoded by the coding sequence ATGACTGACACCCCCAGCACCACCACCCCGCCGGCCGGGGACGCCCGCGCGGCGCTCGTCCGGGTCCGCGAGGAGGTCGGCAAGGCCGTCGTCGGCCAGGACGCCGCCGTGGCGGGGATGCTCGTCGCGCTCCTGTGCCGGGGCCACATCCTCCTCGAGGGCGTACCCGGGGTCGCCAAGACCCTGCTCGTCCGCTCGCTCGCGGCCTCGCTCGACGTCGGCACCAAGCGGGTGCAGTTCACGCCCGACCTCATGCCCGGCGACCTCACGGGCTCGCTGGTCTACGACGCCAAGGAGAGCGACTTCTCGTTCCGCCAGGGCCCGGTCTTCACCAACCTGCTGCTGGCCGACGAGATCAACCGCACGCCCCCCAAGACCCAGTCGGCGCTGCTCGAGGCCATGGAGGAGCGGCAGGTCTCGGTCGACGGCACCGCGCACGGCCTCCCCTCCCCGTTCCTGGTGGCGGCGACCCAGAACCCCGTCGAGTACGAGGGCACCTACCCCCTGCCCGAGGCCCAGCTCGACCGCTTCCTGCTCAAGGTCGTCCTGCCGGTGCCCGAGCGCGACGACGAGGTCTCGGTGCTGCGGCGCCACGCGGCCGGGTTCGACCCGCGTGACCTCGCCGCGGCCGGCATCCGGCCCGTGGCGAGCGCTGCCGACGTCGAGGCCGGCGCCGCCGCGGTGCGCGAGGTCCAGGTCTCGGACGAGGTCATCGGCTACGTCGTCGACCTCGCCCGCGCCACCCGGGTCTCGCCGTCGCTGGCCCTCGGGGTCTCCCCCCGGGGCGCCACCGCGCTGCTGGCCACCAGCCGCGCGTGGGCCTGGCTGAGCGGGCGCGGCTACGTGACGCCCGACGACGTCAAGGCCCTGGCCGTCGCCACCCTGGCGCACCGCCTCATGCTGCGCCCGGAGGCCGAGCTCGAGGGCACGTCGGTGACCTCGGTGCTGCACAGCGTCCTCGCGTCGGTGCCCGTCCCGCGCTGA